One region of Streptomyces sp. CG4 genomic DNA includes:
- a CDS encoding YrdB family protein: MPPRPGAMDALDERPWYVANEFLAFVIELAALACLSWWGFGAGGNLALHVLLGVGTPLLAIVLWSLFAAPRARLRPALPLVLVVKAVVLGGGAAALYAVGHPVGAVVMAVVVVVNTALAETFRRRRA; encoded by the coding sequence ATGCCCCCACGCCCTGGCGCCATGGACGCGCTCGATGAGCGGCCCTGGTACGTCGCCAACGAATTCCTGGCCTTCGTGATCGAGCTCGCCGCGCTGGCCTGTCTGAGCTGGTGGGGATTCGGCGCCGGCGGCAACCTCGCCCTCCACGTCCTGCTCGGCGTGGGCACGCCGCTGCTGGCGATCGTGCTCTGGTCGCTGTTCGCGGCGCCCAGGGCACGGCTGCGGCCGGCGCTGCCGCTCGTCCTTGTCGTAAAGGCGGTCGTGCTGGGTGGTGGGGCGGCGGCCTTGTACGCGGTCGGGCATCCCGTCGGCGCCGTGGTCATGGCGGTCGTCGTGGTCGTGAACACGGCACTCGCCGAGACCTTCCGCCGTCGCCGGGCGTAG
- a CDS encoding antibiotic biosynthesis monooxygenase — translation MSVVKINVLTVPAEQREVLEKRFASRAHAVENSDGFEWFELLRPVEGTDTYLVYTRWRDEESFQAWMEGPMKSAHQGGAEGERPKPAASGSTLWSFEVVQQAGPKEA, via the coding sequence ATGAGCGTAGTGAAGATCAACGTGCTGACCGTGCCCGCCGAGCAGCGGGAGGTGCTGGAGAAGCGGTTCGCCTCGCGAGCCCACGCCGTGGAGAACTCCGACGGCTTCGAGTGGTTCGAGCTGCTGCGCCCCGTCGAGGGCACCGACACCTATCTCGTCTACACGCGCTGGCGTGACGAGGAGTCCTTCCAGGCCTGGATGGAGGGGCCGATGAAGTCCGCGCACCAGGGCGGTGCCGAGGGCGAGCGGCCGAAGCCGGCGGCCTCCGGCTCCACCCTGTGGTCCTTCGAGGTGGTGCAGCAGGCGGGGCCGAAGGAGGCGTAG